AGTTATTTTTTGGGTATGCGATCAATGGTATTTTTGGCAAACTTCATCACCAGCGACAAAAGCAAAACGGCAGGTATCCCACAAATCCCGAAGATAAAGATAAGCTTGTTTACCTGGGAAAGAAAGCCTGCCTGGTTTTGTTCGGTTTTGAAGTCTCCGAATTGGCCAATGATGAAATAAATAATCGTGTAGAGGGCCAGCGGAATTAGCCATAGAATTAATCCTTTTTGGATGAATATTTTTGTGGGGGTGTTGTTCGTTTCGGATTGCATAGTGGATTATTTTTTTCTCTACAGTACACTTTTTATTTCACGCAGAATCCGCAGAATTCCGCTGATTTTTTTTAGATATTCCTTTTTTTCTTCGCTTTTTCCGACCAGAGGTGCGGTAACCTGTCCTCGGCATAAATTGCCGGGATGTCACTTTATTCCATCTGAGGGTTCTGCGAGAGCAAATCATGCTCTTTTCGATTAATTACCCAAATGTGTACGGCAGTAAATTATTTTTTAAAGACAAATTTACCATTCTTCAACTTATATACACCTTGCTTTAGCAATGGAACACAAGTATTTTTAGTAAGGTTGGTGGAAATAGCCTCTTGAGTTCCTTTTTGTTCGGACGTTTCAAGCGTATTGGTTAGTTGAGTGATTTTGAGTTGTCCCCTTTTGAAATTGAAGGCGTATTCATACCAAAGATTGGCGGCCCGGGTTTTCCGGTGGCGAATGTCATCGACCTTTTGTTTGGTCACATATTGATAGTCATAACCCATATAAACATTGCGTAAAGGCATGTTAAATGTGTTTAGGTTAACGAGGGAAACTACCTGGGTTCGCTTCCAGTTTGATTCTACCGTTGGGCCTGATTGGCTGAACACATTGCCATTCCTGTTGACGATGACCAGGAGGAAGGGAGCTTGGTGTTTTTTGAATTTGACGATGGAAAAATTCACTTCGTCGAGGCTTAAATATTTGAAGGAGGTCATTTTGATGATCACCCAATTAACATCTCTTTTTACCGCTAATAGGTAAGGGGAGGCCGGATGGTCGTTCCTAACAAAACCAAAGATTTGAGTGGAATCCGTTTTTTCAAAGATGTGTTTTCTGTGAATGGTGACCGTGTCAATCCTGTCGGTGATAAAACTCAACGGGTCGGACAGTATTCCATTGGGAAGTATGTTTGACGGTTGTTGCGCCACCAATGCTTCCGGGAACCAGGGCAGATATTCATAATCATCCATAGGTTGAGGAGGTAAGTCTTCAACCTGTGCAACCATAGGTACTTGAAAAAGAAAGGTTATAATAACCAATGGTATTTGAATATGCTTAAAAATCATCATCCGTTTTTGGTGAACGTTTTGGTGCCTTCGGTCTCTTCCAATTTGTCGTAAATGATACGTGGTAATTCAAAGGGTTGTTTTTGGGCATTCAATAAGGTTGAGTAAAGCAGCGTCACCAGAAAAATCGCTTTTTGCATTGTATGGTTTGAGTACAAAATAAACTAATTAATTACCAACGGCCATGAGGATAGGCTGTTGGTAAAAATATCAGCCGCAAAAATAACCAAGAAAACGGATTGTACCAAAATGTAAATTTATCCTCCCGGGTTTACAGACCTTGTTATGGATGGTTTTAGAATCAGCCGATGGGGTTCATTTCAGGAGCCACATCAGGATTTTGGTAAGCTTTCACATCAAATTTATGTAATTGATTGAAAGGAATGCTGGGCCACGCATGATGGGTGGCATGGTGAATGCAGCCTTCCGTTACCCGCCTTCCGTGCATGATGGCGAACATCCATTTAAACCAGGTTGGAACCTGTTTTGAAAATCCGAATTTATAGATCAGCGGCTGGTGAATGGCCCAGGAAAAAACAAACCAGGCCGTGAAGCCGACGATTCTCATGGCCAGAAATATCACCCCGAATTTTGCCCAGCCAAAGGTAAAAATGTATATGGCCAAAATCGGCATGTAGATCAAAAACCGGTAAAGTCTGCTTCGGGTGACCTGCTTATCCCGAAGGTCAAAATAAAACTGGATCTCCTCGTAAAACAAACAGGAAAAGAATACCCGTACGATACCGCCCAGTTCATAAACGGAATGCGGGTCGTGATGGGAATCGAGGGAGGAGGAATTCCCTGGGTTATGGGTGGTGTGATGTTTCAGGTGTTTCCTGCGGATAGAATCGTAAGGCTCGTCCCAGGGCGTTACCACAACGGCAAGCCCTTCGGAAAAGGCCTCCAGGAAACGGGGGAGCCTCGCCTTATGGCTGGCATGGTACCGGTCGTGATTGCCAATGAAAATTCTCATCGCGATCACATAAAAAAGCAAAAGGAAAACCGGCCATCCGATATAATCGAGGCTAAAGGCCGCAATGGTGGCCAATAAGGGAATGTGCAGCAGCATCAACTCGATGTCAATGGCTTTTTTTGTTTCGGGAACAAAAGAAATTTTTTCATTTCCCAATGAAATGGTCAAGGGAGAAACTTCCTTTGCCAGGTTTGTGTTGCTCATGTCCGGTATGGTTTGGTAAAATATTCCTGTATGGTTATTGAAACCACGATGCCAAAGTGTCGGCATTTATATAGCTTAAAATCACGGAGCGCAATGGGTTTAATCAGATCGACGGATTCTGTTTTTCAAACCCTGGATTAGTCAAGGTAATAACTTTTTCCGAAAAATAAGAATTTATGATGGCCAAACCGGGGATAATATAGATTTTTTGATGAATTTATGACAAAGGCATACATAAATTTCAAAACTATAGTATTCGTCAATGGATAGGGTGTTGCGATGAAAGGTCTGCCAGGCTCAAACACTTTTCAGCCAACCCGCAATGCTAATCCTGCTTCGATTAAAGGAGGGATGAACCTCATGTTCCATTTCATCGCTTTTAAAAAAAACCACCCTTCCGTTGACCGGGTAAATATTTACCGGGTCGTTCCCTTCCGGGTAAAGGGAAATATTGCCGCCGTCTTCCTCCTGCCAGTACTCATTTAAATACATGACAAGTGAGAATTTTCTTCCTTTATCACTTTTAAACTGATCCAGGTGTCGTTTGTAGAAACTGAAGGGTTCGTAATTGGCGTAATGAAATTCGAAATCAT
This sequence is a window from Lewinellaceae bacterium. Protein-coding genes within it:
- a CDS encoding fatty acid desaturase; translated protein: MSNTNLAKEVSPLTISLGNEKISFVPETKKAIDIELMLLHIPLLATIAAFSLDYIGWPVFLLLFYVIAMRIFIGNHDRYHASHKARLPRFLEAFSEGLAVVVTPWDEPYDSIRRKHLKHHTTHNPGNSSSLDSHHDPHSVYELGGIVRVFFSCLFYEEIQFYFDLRDKQVTRSRLYRFLIYMPILAIYIFTFGWAKFGVIFLAMRIVGFTAWFVFSWAIHQPLIYKFGFSKQVPTWFKWMFAIMHGRRVTEGCIHHATHHAWPSIPFNQLHKFDVKAYQNPDVAPEMNPIG